The Prochlorococcus marinus CUG1417 genome includes the window AATAGCCAGTGCACTTGCTTCTTTGGCACCTTCGAATCTTGTTTGTAATGTAACAACATATCCTTGGGTATCTTTTCCTCTTCTTCCAGCTCTTCCTGACATTTGCAAAAATTCACTGCTAAATAATAATCTATGCCCATCTTCTGTCCTTTTTGATAAAGAAGAAATAACAGTAGTTCTTGCGGGCATATTAATTCCTGCAGCAAGAGTTTCAGTTGCAAAAACAACTTTTATCAAACCTTGCTGAAATAATTCCTCAACCAATTCTTTCCATGCAGGCAATAATCCAGCATGGTGAGATGCGATACCTCGTTTTAATGCCTCGCATTGAGATTTATCTTTAATTGCCTCTTGATTATTTTTAAGATAAACACCTAATTTTTGGGATATCATATTCGCTTCTGAATAACTTACTAAAGTTAAGTCTTTTATATTCTCAATAGCCTTGTCACATCCTCTTCTACTAAAGATAAAATAAATAGCTGGCAACATATTTCGTTCAGCTAGTTTAGAGATCACAAAGCCAATTGAGGGAGACTTTGGTTGCATTATCCTGCCCACTTTTCCTTTCATTTTCTGCCCTTTTGGAGCTCTCCAAATCTTACAGTTTGGATGAATTCCATTACCCTTATTATTTAAAAGTGGATGGAGGCCCTTGATACTACAAAAAATAAAATCAAGTGGGACTGGTCTCTTATCGCTATTAATTAGTACTGTGGGCCCATGAACTTTTTCTATCCAATTTTGTAGTTGATCTGCATTCGCTATTGTTGCTGATAAAGCTATTATTTGAGTTCTAGTGGGGCAATGAATTATAGTTTCTTCCCAAACTGTGCCTCTTTGGGGGTCATTCATATAATGGCATTCATCAAGAATCACAGATTCTAAATTCTCTAAGGGATCATCAAATTCATCAAATTCGCCATAAAGCATGTTCCTAAAAATCTCAGTCGTCATAACTAAGATTGGTGCTTCTCTATTTATACTTATATCTCCAGTCAAAAGACCCACTTTATTATCACCATATTGATTAGCAAAATCTCTAAACTTTTGATTTGATAGTGCTTTTAAAGGTGTTGTATAAAAAACTCTACTGTCATGAGATAAGCCTCTATATATAGCAAATTCACCTATCAATGTTTTACCCGAACCTGTTGGTGCCGTTAAAACAACAGAATTTCCGCTATTAATAGCTCGAATTGCTTCTAATTGGAACTCATCTAGTGGAAAGGGGAAATATTCCTCTAAATTAAGCAATAATTGTGATTGATGAGAGGATGAGTTAACTTCTTAATATATGATCTATATAGATATTAATAAACAAAAAATACCTTGCAAACTTTAATAGTAAATCTAAATCTTTTTAATTAAATCCACTATATTTTATTTTGCCAAAATGAAAAAAATAAAAATTCCAAAAAATAGAATCCGTAAATTAAAAACATTTTCTTTAGGTAAAAAATCATTCGAACTTCTAAGTTTAAATTCGCAAAATAAAAAACTTATAGACTTATGCAGTAATGATTATTTTGGGTTAAGTAGGGACAAGGATTTAATAAAAGCTGCTTACGAAATAAGCATGTTAGAAGGTATTGGTTCAGGAAGCTCTAGGTTTATTACAGGTTCAAGACCAATACATAAATTATTAGAAACAGAACTTGCCAAGTGGCTTGATCAAGATAAAGTATTACTTTTCCCAAGCGGATTTCAAGCAAATATAGCCGCTATCCAGACTTTAGCAAACAAAAATAGTATCGTAATAGCAGATAAATTAATCCATAACTCTTTATTGGTTGGAGTTAAAGCTGCTCAAGCTAAACTAGTTCGATTTTCACACAATAATTTAAAAGATTTAGAAGATAAAATTATTAAGTCTAACCCCGCAAAAAATTCCATTTTAGTTGTTGTCGAATCTCTTTATAGCATGGAGGGATCAATTGCCCCGCTCAGAGAAATAACGGAAATTTGCAACAAAAATAGTGTTCAATTATTAGTTGACGAAGCCCATGCAATTGGGATCTTGGGCCCTGAAGGCAGGGGTTTAAGTTTTAATTATCGTTCGGATATAACAATGATTACTGGAACTTTTGGAAAAGCATTTGGAAGCGGTGGAGCTTTCATAGCTTCCAATTCAGAAATTGGTGAATATCTTATCCAAACAAGTGGTGCATTTAGGTATACAACCGCGCTTGCTCCCGCCTTAGCTGCTGCGGCACTAGAAGGTTTAAAAAAAATTTTAAAAAATAAAGAATGGGCTAATGATTTGTTATCTTCTGCGAAGATATGGAAAAATGAAATTATTAAAAATTTTAGTTTTCCAATTTTGGGAGATTCTCACATCTTATCTATTATTGTTGGCCAAGAAGAGAAGGCAATTTATCTACAAAAGTATCTCGAAAAAAATGGGTTTTTAGCAATTGCAATAAGACCTCCAACTGTACCTCTGGGTCAATCAAGAATCAGAATAACAATAAGAAGAAACTTAGATTCTAATCTGCTAAAGAATTTCATTAAAGTTTTAAAAGAGTTTAAATGAAACAAATCATTACTCAACATGGGTGGGGACTAAATAAACATTTCTGGGATGAATATAAAGTTGATTTTTTAAAGAATAATTGGCATTGGCAAGATAATGAAAGAGGATATTTTTCGAAAGATAATTTTCAAGCAACATGGATTAAAAGCGACCAAAAAAAAGAAATCAGAATGACTTTATGCCATTCATATGGTTTTCATTTAATGCCAAAAACAATTTTAAAAGAAGCTACTCATATCGTTCTAATAAATTCTTTTAATAATTTTCTGCCTTTAAGTAATAAGAGAAACTTTATTTTGAGGTCTCTAAAAAGAATGGAAACAAAAATCATAAAAGATGCGACAAAAGATATTTTGAAAGAATTTATACATAGATCATTTATGCCAAACGATATAAATTATAGTTTTAGAAATATCTTATATAAAAATTTAGAAAGTTTAAATAAAACTCTTCTTTTAAATGATTTAAAACAACTTTACATCAATAGAGATTTTCCAGTTTTTTTAAAAAAAGATTGCAGAATTATTTTTATAAAATCAGAAAATGACTTGATTCTTGATAACGAAGCAAATAATAACTTTTTAGATTTCTTAAATAGAACAATTGATAGGAAGCCCATCTTAATCAAATTAGCTCAACAAGGTCATTGCTTAACTAATTTAAATTTATACGAGATTTTATTTAAAACATTTAATGATTGAAATGGATAATACAAAGTGGAATGAGAAAATAAAAAATAATTTTAATGATGCTGCAAATCGGTATTTAGAGCATTCAAATATTCAGAAATTTTTTGCAAAAAAGATTGTTCAATTTATCAAAGAATTAAATCCCCAAAAAAAAGGTGAATGGATAGATCTAGGATCAGGACCAGGAATATTAGCTGATGAAATAGAAAAAAGTTTTTCTTCCCAAAAAGTATCCAGAATTGATTTCAGCAAAAAAATGCTTCTTGAGAATAAATTATCTAGTAAAAAAATTTTATGGGATTTGAATAATGATTTACCTCCTGAAATCAATAACTGTTCTCTATTAACATCTAACTTTTGCATCCATTGGTTAAACAAGCCAGAAAAGATAATAAAAAATTGGTTTAGTAAATTAAAATCTGGAGGGTTTTTAATCATTTCTTATCCAACAAA containing:
- a CDS encoding aminotransferase class I/II-fold pyridoxal phosphate-dependent enzyme; the encoded protein is MKKIKIPKNRIRKLKTFSLGKKSFELLSLNSQNKKLIDLCSNDYFGLSRDKDLIKAAYEISMLEGIGSGSSRFITGSRPIHKLLETELAKWLDQDKVLLFPSGFQANIAAIQTLANKNSIVIADKLIHNSLLVGVKAAQAKLVRFSHNNLKDLEDKIIKSNPAKNSILVVVESLYSMEGSIAPLREITEICNKNSVQLLVDEAHAIGILGPEGRGLSFNYRSDITMITGTFGKAFGSGGAFIASNSEIGEYLIQTSGAFRYTTALAPALAAAALEGLKKILKNKEWANDLLSSAKIWKNEIIKNFSFPILGDSHILSIIVGQEEKAIYLQKYLEKNGFLAIAIRPPTVPLGQSRIRITIRRNLDSNLLKNFIKVLKEFK
- a CDS encoding methyltransferase domain-containing protein, with translation MIEMDNTKWNEKIKNNFNDAANRYLEHSNIQKFFAKKIVQFIKELNPQKKGEWIDLGSGPGILADEIEKSFSSQKVSRIDFSKKMLLENKLSSKKILWDLNNDLPPEINNCSLLTSNFCIHWLNKPEKIIKNWFSKLKSGGFLIISYPTKNCFPEWKNTCRKIDIEYSGLNFLSSKELLKDFKSTEIYYSEQFNYLENFEDVYKLFRSIKNVGAQSTNCKLKTVKELKKMQKFWPKNYNNTVNLSWQIEIQIIKKL